GCGGCTGTTCAGTGAACTGCCTGATCCGCATTGGAACAATTGATCCTATGAGCATCAGGGTCGCCCTGAACCATAAGACCCATTATCGTTTCGACCGGCCGGTGAGCCTATCCCCGCATGAGATCCGGCTGCGCCCCGCCCCCCATTGCAGGACCCGCATTCAGAGCTATTCGCTGAATATTCGTCCCACCAATCATTTCATCAACTGGCAGCAGGACCCCTACGGCAACTATCTGGCGCGCGTCGTTTTTCCGGAGCAGACCATCGAACTCGATGTGGTGGTGGATGTGGTTGCGGACATGACGGTGATCAACCCGTTCGACTTCTTCATCGAGCCTTCCGCCGAACAGGTTCCCTTTGCGTATCAGCCGCAGTTGGCCAAGGAGCTGGCCCCTTTTCTGGAAGTGGACCCCTGCGGTCCGCTGCTCGGCGCATGGCTTGCACAATTCAGACTGGCTGATCGCGACGAATCACACGCGACTACCGACTTTCTGGTCCGACTCAATCAGCGGCTTCAAAGAGATATCGACTATATAGTTCGGTTCGAACCAGGCGTACAGAGTTGCGAGGAGACATTGCGCCTCCGGCGAGGCTCGTGCCGTGACAGTAGCTGGTTGCTGGTGCAGATTCTGCGGAATTGTGGTCTGGCGGCGCGGTTTGCGTCGGGGTACCTGATTCAACTGGTAGCAGATGTGAAGCCTCTCGATGGGCCGGCCGGGCCCAAGCAGGATTTTACCGATCTCCATGCTTGGGCTGAGGTCTATATTCCGGGAGCCGGCTGGATCGGACTCGACCCAACGTCCGGCTTACTGGCAGGAGAAGGACATATCCCCTTGGCCTGCACGGCCTCTCCGTCCAGCGCCGCACCCGTGATCGGGAGTACTGGTGTCTGCGAGTCCGAGCTGGACTTCCGCATGACCGTGACACGGATTCACGAAGATCCACGTGTCACGAAGCCCTACAGCGACGAACAATGGCAAGCCATCGAGACGATGGGCCGCCGGATCGATGCCGATCTGCGGGCCGGCGATGTACGGCTCACGATGGGAGGCGAGCCGACGTTCGTTTCGATCGACGATATGGAGGGGGCCGAGTGGAATACCGAAGCGCTCGGTCCCACCAAGCGGAAACTCGCCGGCGATGTGCTCAAACGGCTGAAGAGCCGTTTTGCGCCTGGTGGGCTGCTGCACTATGGTCAGGGCAAATGGTATCCGGGTGAAGTGCTGCCCCGGTGGGCATTGGGCTGCTACTGGCGGCTGGATGGCGAACCGGTCTGGTCCAATCCCTCATTGGTTGCCGATGAATCAGTTTCTTACGGCTATTCGGCTGATCGCGCGCAGAAGTTTGCGGCCCGTTTGGCCGAACGGCTGAATCTCGATCCCGCCTTTGCCATCCCCGCCTATGAAGATGTCTGGCATTACCTGATGGAGGAACAGAAGTTACCGGTCAATGTGGACCCGCTCGAAAAAGACCTCAAAGATCCGGAACAGCGCAGGACGTTAGCACGCCTGCTGGATCGGGGGTTGGGTGAAGTGGCGGGCTATGTGCTGCCTCTAAGAGCAGTAGCGTCGTCGCTCCATCACTCTGGTCCGCGCAAAGCCCGATGGATCTCCGGCCCATGGCCGCTCAAGCGAGGGCGGCTGTATCTGCTACCGGGAGATTCACCGATGGGCTATCGGCTTCCTTTGACCGCGCTCCCCTGGATAGCCCCTGATGATGTTGAAATCGAGCAGGAACGCGACCCGCTGGAGGCGCGCGAACCACTAGGATCAGCTGGGGCTGGACGGCGTGGAGCTGATGTGCCAGACCAGCTCCAACTCGCGATCAATAAAACATGGGCGGTCGGTGAATCGGCTCAGGCGGTGCTTCGGACCGCCCTCTGTGTCGAAGTCCGGCAGGGACGACTGCACATCTTCATGCCGCCTCAGGCTTATTTGGAAGATTACCTCAACCTGGTCAGCGCGGTTGAGGAGACTGCTGCTGAGTTACAGAGCCCGTTGTGGGTGGAAGGTTATCCACCTGCGTATGATCCTCGCTTGCAGTCCTTCAAGGTGACTCCCGATCCAGGCGTCATTGAGGTCAACATTCATCCGGCCAGGACCTGGGAGGAGCTGGTCAGCAACACGCAGATCCTCTACGAAGAAGCGCGCCAGTCGCGGCTAGGGACGGAAAAGTTCATGCTCGATGGGCGTCATACCGGCACAGGCGGCGGAAACCATACCACGCTGGGTGGTCCCACGCCGGGGGACAGTCCGATGTTGCGCCGCCCGGACCTGCTCCGGAGCCTCACCACCTACTGGCTGAATCATCCCGGGTTGTCTTACCTCTTTTCCGGCATGTTTGTGGGGCCGACCAGCCAGGCGCCCAGAGTGGATGAAGCCCGTCATGACCACCTGTACGAACTCGAGATTGCGTTTCAGCAGATGGCGGCCAAACAGCAGGCCGGGCAAGACACAGTGACTCCGTGGCTGGTGGACCGCTTACTGCGACATTTGCTCGTGGACCTGACCGGCAATACGCACCGCGCGGAATTCTCCATCGACAAGCTCTATTCCCCGGACTCCGCGACAGGCCGCCTGGGATTGGTGGAATTCCGGGCCTTTGAAATGCCGCCTCATCCCCGGATGAGTCTGTCGCAGATGTTGTTACTCCGCGCCCTCGTCGCGAAGTTTTGGAAGCAGCCCTATCATGCTCAGGCGGTGCGTTGGGGAACCGAATTGCATGACCGGTTCATGCTGCCCCATTTCGTCTCGCAAGACATGAGGGATGTGCTGTGGGACTTGCGAGCCGGTGGGTATCAATTTCAGAGCGAGTGGTTCGCGCCATTTTTTGAGTTCCGGTTTCCCCGGTACGGGAGCGTGGTCTTCGAGGGCGTTGAGATCGAACTACGACAGGCGATTGAACCGTGGCACGTGTTGGGGGAAGAAACGGTTGCGGGCGCCGTTGCGCGCCATGTGGACTCGTCGGTGGAACGCATTCAAGTCAAGGTCAACGGCATGATCGATCCG
This region of Nitrospira sp. genomic DNA includes:
- a CDS encoding transglutaminase family protein — translated: MSIRVALNHKTHYRFDRPVSLSPHEIRLRPAPHCRTRIQSYSLNIRPTNHFINWQQDPYGNYLARVVFPEQTIELDVVVDVVADMTVINPFDFFIEPSAEQVPFAYQPQLAKELAPFLEVDPCGPLLGAWLAQFRLADRDESHATTDFLVRLNQRLQRDIDYIVRFEPGVQSCEETLRLRRGSCRDSSWLLVQILRNCGLAARFASGYLIQLVADVKPLDGPAGPKQDFTDLHAWAEVYIPGAGWIGLDPTSGLLAGEGHIPLACTASPSSAAPVIGSTGVCESELDFRMTVTRIHEDPRVTKPYSDEQWQAIETMGRRIDADLRAGDVRLTMGGEPTFVSIDDMEGAEWNTEALGPTKRKLAGDVLKRLKSRFAPGGLLHYGQGKWYPGEVLPRWALGCYWRLDGEPVWSNPSLVADESVSYGYSADRAQKFAARLAERLNLDPAFAIPAYEDVWHYLMEEQKLPVNVDPLEKDLKDPEQRRTLARLLDRGLGEVAGYVLPLRAVASSLHHSGPRKARWISGPWPLKRGRLYLLPGDSPMGYRLPLTALPWIAPDDVEIEQERDPLEAREPLGSAGAGRRGADVPDQLQLAINKTWAVGESAQAVLRTALCVEVRQGRLHIFMPPQAYLEDYLNLVSAVEETAAELQSPLWVEGYPPAYDPRLQSFKVTPDPGVIEVNIHPARTWEELVSNTQILYEEARQSRLGTEKFMLDGRHTGTGGGNHTTLGGPTPGDSPMLRRPDLLRSLTTYWLNHPGLSYLFSGMFVGPTSQAPRVDEARHDHLYELEIAFQQMAAKQQAGQDTVTPWLVDRLLRHLLVDLTGNTHRAEFSIDKLYSPDSATGRLGLVEFRAFEMPPHPRMSLSQMLLLRALVAKFWKQPYHAQAVRWGTELHDRFMLPHFVSQDMRDVLWDLRAGGYQFQSEWFAPFFEFRFPRYGSVVFEGVEIELRQAIEPWHVLGEETVAGAVARHVDSSVERIQVKVNGMIDPRHVVTCNGRPVPFHPTGTRGEFVAGVRYRAWQPPSALHPTIPVQSPLRFDLVDTWTGRAVGGCTYHVVHPGGRSYDVFPVNANEAEARRLTRFCDHGHTPGPMNVHPEERNRDFPFTLDLRRSPG